A window of Emcibacter sp. SYSU 3D8 genomic DNA:
TGCCATCTCGGCTGTCGGCGATGCCATCCACGTCGGCTACAGAACGCGGCAGCAACCCATCCAGAGCGCTACGGATCTGGTGTGATGTGCGGTAGCAGACGCGCAGGGTGAAGGAGCGGCCGCGCACGTCCACGCCCAGCGCTTTCCACGAGAAGGGCTGCTGGAAGATGCGCTGGCCCAGGTCGCCAGCGAAGAACAGTCCGTCTGGCCGTCCACCAGTGAGCGCCGAGAGAAAACGAAGTTCAGCCACCGAGACGTCCTGCGCCTCGTCGACCACGGCGTGATCGAATGGCACCTTGCCACCAGCGAAATGGGCCGTCAGCCGACCAAACATCTCCGGCCAGGTAGTCAGCTTGCGCGCGGCCAGTCCAGTACGTACCTGCTCGAAAACGCCCCAAAGGGCTTCCCGCTGCTTCGGCCCCAGCCGCGTCTTGCGGCCCAGTCGCGCGACGTTGCGGTAGTCGTCCCAGCTATTGAGCTGCCACGCATCAGCGACGTCGGTCCACTCGGCGAAGAGGAACTGATCCGAGAACCGCTGTTCGCCTAGCGCATCTGCCGCCTGCCGAAGCAATGATCGGATCTGCGCCGGAGAGGCCATGTTCGGCTGCCCGAACAGACGACCGTATAGTTCATAGCCGATGCCGGTCATGGTCCGCACCGCGATGCGCTCGGTCGTCGCGCCCTCACCTGCCAGATGCGCCAGCTTGATCTTCAGCGCGTTCGCCAGCGACTTGGAGAACGTCGCAAGCAGAACCCGCGCCGCCGGATCACGCCCCGTCAGGAACGCCGCCCGGTGCAGCGCCACCACCGTCTTTCCGGTACCGGCCGAGCCAGCGACGCGGGCCGGGCCGGAATAGCCGCGCTCGATCAACTCGCGCTGCGCGGGATGCAGGAACACCGCCCACTTCTCCCAGGGGAACTCCAGCGCCCGCTCTAGCTCCTCGACATTGGTGAGCACGCGGAAGCGACGCTGTGCATCTGGATGCAGGAACGGATCGACTTCGTCCGGCGCCATGACGGGAACATTCAGCGTAGCGCCAGTCGCCAGATCAAGCAGAGCCTCCGCGGCTTCCTGTGGCAAGTGGTCGGTGATCGCGAGAAGAGTATCCTCCGTGGCGGCGCGCACGTCCGCCAGCCAGTCAGGCGGCACGCCATAGCCCAGCAAGGCCGCGTCATCGAGGTTGGCGAAAAGAGGCGCTGGCGGCGCCATCCTTTGCGCTTGGCTTTCGCCGTCCGAAGTATAGGAAACTGCTTCCTCGACCCGTTCACGGATTTCCACCAGCTGCGCCGCGCCTGTGGTTGGGTGGCGCTCGATCTTGCGCCTCTCAGCCCAGGTATACGCGTCGTCGTGATGGTCGACATAGCACAGCAGCAGGCTGCGCTCTGTCCGGTGCACGATCATGCGGATGTCGGCATTCACCCGCACCGACCAGAAATTCGCATCGCGAGCACGGTCTAGCTTATGGAACTGCATGCCCGGCGCTGCGGCATCGACTTGGAGGTCGAAAGCCGTCGTCTTGACCGCCTTCTGCTCCTGCCCTGTAAGGCGCGCGAGGCTGGCCGTAAACGTGTCAGCGATACGAAATTCCATTGCTATGCTGGAGGCGCAGCCGAAGGAGGAACGGTTCCGGCATCTGCAGCAGCGAGCGCAACTAGTCCATTAGGGTGATTGAAGCGGGTGCTTTTTTCCGCAAGCCGTCGCCCCGCAGCATCGAAGAGACGCGCGATACTGGCTTGCCTCTTCTCAAGCGAATGGTTCGGGATCGATCCCGGCTGCAGCCCGGCCAGCCAATCAGCTACGAAGGGCGGGTTCGCTACCACAGAACCTTCATCCGCTCCAAACAGTGTCACAAACTCCACCGTTGTTGGGTCCCCCTGGTCGTTCTGCCAGCGCAGGTTGAAAGCTGCAAGTACCCCTGCTTGGCCGCGCGGGTTTACGATAGGCGCATAAAGGCCGTCGAAGCGCTGCTCCTTGGCCTCGGCAACCAGATGCTGAAAAAATGCCGTTTCGAAATCGAGGAGAACCAGATCCCTCCTGTCTTGGGCCAAGCGACGATCGGTGGTAACACGCACAACAGTGCGTTGACTGAATTCACCGAACTGCCCCTTCAGTTCCTCGGGCAATCTGAGTTCATGAGCCCTGCCGCCAAATGGTGATGACAGCACCTCAATATCCAGCAGCGGCAACATGCCACGAATAAACATATCGACATGCCTCATCGTGAGGCCCAGCGTACCGCTCAACCCGTTCGGGTCGAACCCGGCGACATGTGTAAATATTTCTTCCTGCATGTTCCGAGCACGTCGTGCGCGATCGAGTGCCTCGGCAACCTGCGCTTCAGTCTTTTCAGGCTGCATAGCGTTGGCTCCCCTCAACACGGATGACAGGTCCAGGTTCTCAAGGAGTTCGCCGAGGATCTCGGCATAAAGCCGTTCGTGGAAGTCGGCGTTTACCGGCGCCATATCCTGCACAATCTGCTCGACCCGCCGCATCATCAGGTCGATGGCGCTGTTGTCGAACGTGTCCTGGGCATGGAGGTTGAACACGACA
This region includes:
- a CDS encoding UvrD-helicase domain-containing protein, producing MEFRIADTFTASLARLTGQEQKAVKTTAFDLQVDAAAPGMQFHKLDRARDANFWSVRVNADIRMIVHRTERSLLLCYVDHHDDAYTWAERRKIERHPTTGAAQLVEIRERVEEAVSYTSDGESQAQRMAPPAPLFANLDDAALLGYGVPPDWLADVRAATEDTLLAITDHLPQEAAEALLDLATGATLNVPVMAPDEVDPFLHPDAQRRFRVLTNVEELERALEFPWEKWAVFLHPAQRELIERGYSGPARVAGSAGTGKTVVALHRAAFLTGRDPAARVLLATFSKSLANALKIKLAHLAGEGATTERIAVRTMTGIGYELYGRLFGQPNMASPAQIRSLLRQAADALGEQRFSDQFLFAEWTDVADAWQLNSWDDYRNVARLGRKTRLGPKQREALWGVFEQVRTGLAARKLTTWPEMFGRLTAHFAGGKVPFDHAVVDEAQDVSVAELRFLSALTGGRPDGLFFAGDLGQRIFQQPFSWKALGVDVRGRSFTLRVCYRTSHQIRSALDGLLPRSVADVDGIADSRDGTVSVFNGPPPDIQIAEDEADETGIVGTWITDRLAEGVAPQEIGVFVRSERQMKRARTAVKACGAAFVELSDTVETTPGSVSIGIMHLAKGLEFRAVAVMACDDEVLPLQERIETVADESDLEEVYATERHLLYVACTRARDHLLVTGVEPGSEFLGDIALNV